A single window of Pseudarthrobacter psychrotolerans DNA harbors:
- a CDS encoding ABC transporter permease subunit (The N-terminal region of this protein, as described by TIGR01726, is a three transmembrane segment that identifies a subfamily of ABC transporter permease subunits, which specificities that include histidine, arginine, glutamine, glutamate, L-cystine (sic), the opines (in Agrobacterium) octopine and nopaline, etc.): MFRAFDWQDLIPLAKGAWLTIQLCAMSGILGIIFGLILGIARTSPSRIARWISTIYISCVRGIPILVIIFFIFFGIPLLFPGLELDKFASAVIALTCFAAAYVAEIVRGSIEAVPRAKVKRQTPSVLTTGRSSGMWLCRRPGRS; encoded by the coding sequence GTGTTTAGGGCCTTTGACTGGCAGGACCTCATTCCGCTGGCCAAGGGGGCCTGGCTGACCATTCAGCTCTGCGCGATGTCCGGCATTCTCGGCATCATCTTCGGACTGATCCTCGGCATTGCCAGAACCTCCCCCAGCAGGATCGCCCGGTGGATCAGCACCATCTACATCAGCTGCGTTCGCGGCATCCCCATTCTGGTCATCATCTTCTTCATCTTCTTCGGGATCCCGCTGCTGTTTCCCGGCCTGGAACTGGACAAGTTCGCCTCGGCCGTCATCGCACTGACCTGCTTCGCCGCCGCCTATGTGGCAGAAATCGTGCGTGGCAGCATCGAGGCGGTGCCCAGGGCCAAAGTGAAGCGGCAGACGCCCTCGGTCTTAACTACTGGGCGAAGCTCCGGTATGTGGTTATGCCGCAGGCCCGGAAGATCATGA
- a CDS encoding amino acid ABC transporter permease, with protein sequence MALYFGDLLPFSSLLLEGLWTALHITLVAMVAGSALGVFLYLGKVGPGKAVSIFCTCYIEAIRNTPLLVQLYLIYFALPTLGINLEPIWAALIGLTLNNAAYTAEIYRAGFESVPHGLREAGKALGMKNAQIVRFIVLQPATRNVFPALTNQLILLFLASSIGSIISLPELTNAIMSVSNTTYRTVEVLAVGGLLYLGVSALLSLASKRAETTLFRWAVGARV encoded by the coding sequence ATGGCTTTATATTTCGGAGACCTTCTCCCCTTCAGCTCGCTATTGCTCGAAGGGCTCTGGACCGCTTTGCACATCACGCTCGTGGCCATGGTGGCGGGAAGCGCACTCGGCGTCTTTCTGTACCTGGGGAAGGTCGGGCCCGGAAAAGCAGTCAGCATCTTCTGCACGTGCTACATCGAGGCCATCCGCAACACGCCTCTGCTGGTGCAGCTATACCTGATCTACTTTGCCCTTCCCACATTGGGCATCAACCTCGAGCCCATCTGGGCCGCTCTCATTGGCCTGACCCTGAACAACGCGGCATACACGGCGGAAATTTACCGGGCCGGGTTCGAGTCCGTGCCCCACGGCCTGCGCGAGGCCGGCAAGGCGCTGGGCATGAAGAACGCCCAGATCGTACGCTTCATCGTCCTGCAGCCCGCCACCCGAAACGTTTTCCCCGCACTGACCAACCAGCTGATCCTGCTGTTCCTGGCTTCGTCGATTGGATCCATCATCTCGCTCCCCGAACTGACCAACGCGATCATGAGCGTCAGCAACACCACGTACCGGACCGTCGAGGTTCTCGCCGTGGGCGGGCTGCTCTACCTTGGCGTTTCCGCCCTGTTGTCCCTGGCCTCGAAACGTGCCGAAACGACGCTGTTCCGGTGGGCGGTGGGCGCACGTGTTTAG
- a CDS encoding aldehyde dehydrogenase (NADP(+)): MTTTVDDLNASVDAAHAAFEKGRAADPGTRAAWLEAIAAALENDADALVELAARETHLGEPRLRGELKRTVFQLRLFATEVRDGEHFDATIDHVDADWGMGPRPDLRRLNVPIGVVGVFGASNFPFAFSVMGGDSASALAAGCAVVHKAHDGHRNLALLTAGTVIAALDAAGAPSGLFSLVTGRPAAEALVDHPAVKAIGFTGSTAGGRALFNRAAARPEPIPFFGELGGINAVFVTENAWAARRDEILSGYAASLTMGMGQFCTKPGLLFVPGGQADGVRQVLSGALAGFAAARLLSRRLHEGYRQSVQDLRNTTGVDVLVEGDFDEAPAPTVLRTTSAAVRSDPSILRQEMFGPASLVVEYGDQSELLELTGLLEGQLTTTLQAEPDDDVSDLAARLTDISGRVLWNGWPTGVTVSYAQHHGGPYPATTSATTSVGTAAIRRFLRPVAYQSFPEGRLPEPLQDANPWRVPQRVDGVWQRPIRQGQTAGSAAQP, from the coding sequence ATGACAACCACGGTCGATGACCTCAACGCGAGTGTCGACGCCGCCCACGCCGCGTTCGAAAAGGGCCGTGCCGCGGACCCCGGCACCCGGGCAGCCTGGCTGGAGGCGATAGCAGCCGCACTGGAGAACGACGCCGACGCACTGGTGGAACTCGCCGCCCGGGAAACCCATCTGGGCGAGCCACGGCTCCGCGGCGAGCTGAAGCGCACGGTCTTCCAGCTCAGGCTCTTCGCCACGGAAGTCCGCGATGGCGAGCATTTCGACGCCACCATCGACCACGTGGACGCGGACTGGGGCATGGGCCCGCGGCCGGACCTGCGCCGGCTCAACGTGCCCATCGGCGTTGTGGGCGTCTTCGGAGCCTCCAACTTCCCCTTTGCCTTCAGCGTGATGGGCGGCGACAGCGCCTCGGCACTGGCCGCCGGGTGCGCCGTCGTTCATAAGGCACACGACGGGCACCGGAACCTCGCGCTCCTCACCGCCGGGACCGTCATCGCCGCACTGGATGCCGCCGGAGCGCCTTCCGGGCTGTTCTCGCTCGTCACCGGCCGGCCTGCCGCGGAGGCCCTGGTGGACCATCCAGCCGTGAAGGCGATCGGGTTCACGGGTTCGACGGCGGGCGGCCGGGCACTGTTCAACCGCGCCGCCGCCCGGCCCGAACCGATTCCCTTCTTCGGCGAACTGGGCGGCATCAACGCCGTGTTCGTCACCGAGAACGCCTGGGCGGCGCGGCGCGACGAAATCCTCAGCGGATACGCCGCTTCCCTAACGATGGGAATGGGCCAGTTTTGCACTAAGCCGGGGCTGCTGTTTGTTCCGGGCGGACAGGCCGACGGCGTCCGGCAGGTTCTCAGCGGAGCGCTGGCGGGCTTTGCAGCGGCAAGGCTGTTGAGCCGGCGGTTGCATGAGGGCTACCGGCAGTCTGTGCAGGATCTGCGGAACACCACCGGCGTGGACGTTCTTGTGGAAGGAGACTTCGACGAGGCGCCGGCGCCAACCGTGCTCCGGACGACATCCGCGGCCGTCCGCAGCGATCCGTCAATTCTGCGGCAGGAAATGTTCGGGCCCGCCAGCCTGGTGGTGGAATACGGCGACCAATCGGAGCTCCTGGAACTCACGGGACTTCTGGAGGGACAGCTGACCACCACGCTCCAGGCTGAGCCGGATGATGATGTGTCGGACCTCGCCGCACGGCTGACGGACATCAGCGGCCGGGTCCTCTGGAACGGCTGGCCCACGGGGGTCACGGTCAGCTATGCGCAGCACCACGGCGGACCGTACCCCGCCACAACATCGGCCACCACCTCTGTGGGAACGGCCGCGATCCGGCGCTTCCTCCGGCCGGTGGCCTACCAGTCGTTCCCGGAAGGACGCCTGCCCGAGCCTCTGCAGGACGCCAATCCCTGGCGCGTTCCGCAGCGGGTGGATGGCGTGTGGCAGCGACCCATCCGGCAGGGACAAACCGCAGGAAGCGCGGCGCAGCCATGA
- a CDS encoding SDR family oxidoreductase codes for MEFEGIRAIVTGGASGIGAATTAHLTRRGARVAVLDLNPDAASEAALAIRCDVADDASVRAAVERVAREFGGIDVVVNNAGIGAQGTVADNDDAEWHRVLDVNVIGAVRVSRAALPHLRQSPAAAIVNTSSIAATAGLPARALYAATKGAIRALTFSMAADHIREGIRVNCVNPGTADTPWINRLLSQADDPVAERAALEARQPHGRLVTPEEVAAAVAYLASPLAGSTTGTELAVDGGMQAVRLRPVE; via the coding sequence ATGGAGTTTGAAGGCATCCGTGCCATCGTCACCGGTGGGGCCTCGGGAATCGGAGCCGCCACAACGGCGCACCTGACCCGGCGCGGGGCGAGAGTCGCGGTGCTGGATCTGAACCCGGACGCAGCGTCCGAGGCGGCGCTGGCGATCAGATGCGACGTGGCCGATGACGCTTCGGTGCGGGCCGCCGTCGAACGCGTTGCCCGGGAATTTGGCGGGATCGACGTTGTGGTCAACAACGCAGGCATTGGCGCCCAGGGGACCGTTGCGGACAACGACGACGCCGAATGGCACCGCGTCCTGGACGTCAACGTGATCGGCGCGGTGCGGGTGAGCCGGGCAGCTTTGCCCCATCTGCGGCAGTCCCCCGCCGCCGCGATCGTCAACACGTCCTCCATCGCTGCCACGGCCGGGCTGCCCGCCCGGGCACTCTACGCCGCCACCAAGGGCGCCATCCGGGCGCTGACGTTCAGCATGGCGGCCGATCACATCCGCGAAGGCATCCGGGTCAACTGCGTCAACCCCGGCACGGCTGACACACCCTGGATCAACCGGCTGCTGAGCCAGGCGGATGACCCGGTAGCGGAACGCGCGGCGCTGGAGGCCCGCCAGCCGCACGGCCGGCTGGTCACGCCGGAGGAGGTTGCTGCGGCGGTTGCGTACCTGGCCAGTCCGCTGGCAGGTTCGACCACGGGCACTGAACTGGCGGTCGACGGCGGCATGCAGGCGGTGCGCCTGCGTCCCGTCGAGTAA
- a CDS encoding fumarylacetoacetate hydrolase family protein encodes MKFAQIGAPGAEQPVLVHGDRHYSLQSITPAINGDFLSNGGPAAAAAALAAGTLPDITSDDVRYGAPVVRPSAVVCVGLNYAAHAAESGAQPPEHPVIFLKTPNTVGGPDDAVAIPRGSTKTDWEVELGIVIGKRASYLDSPEAARDHIGGFVVVDDLSERDFQLNVSGGQWSKGKSSPGFCPTGPYLVTPDEVDAGKLRLRSWVNGEIRQDSSTADMIFDVGTIVWNLSQYMVLEPGDLICTGTPEGVALSGRFPYLKAGDVVEIEVEGLGRQRHEFIA; translated from the coding sequence ATGAAGTTTGCCCAGATTGGTGCCCCGGGCGCCGAACAACCCGTACTGGTCCACGGGGACCGGCACTACTCGCTCCAGAGCATCACGCCGGCCATCAACGGCGACTTTCTGTCCAACGGTGGCCCCGCCGCTGCCGCCGCCGCCCTGGCCGCAGGAACGCTGCCGGACATCACCTCCGACGACGTCCGCTACGGCGCCCCCGTGGTGCGCCCGTCCGCCGTCGTCTGCGTTGGCCTGAACTATGCTGCCCACGCAGCGGAATCAGGTGCCCAGCCGCCGGAACATCCGGTCATCTTCCTCAAGACGCCCAACACCGTGGGCGGGCCGGACGATGCCGTGGCCATCCCCCGGGGATCCACCAAGACTGACTGGGAAGTGGAGCTCGGGATCGTCATCGGGAAGCGGGCCTCCTACCTGGACTCCCCCGAAGCCGCCCGGGACCACATCGGCGGGTTTGTGGTGGTGGATGACCTTTCCGAGCGTGACTTCCAGCTGAACGTTTCCGGCGGCCAGTGGTCCAAGGGCAAGAGCTCGCCGGGGTTCTGCCCCACGGGTCCCTACCTGGTGACCCCGGACGAGGTCGACGCCGGCAAGCTGCGGCTGCGCAGCTGGGTCAACGGCGAAATCCGCCAGGATTCATCCACGGCGGACATGATCTTCGACGTCGGGACCATCGTCTGGAACCTGAGCCAGTACATGGTGCTCGAGCCCGGCGACCTCATCTGCACCGGCACCCCCGAAGGCGTGGCTCTGTCCGGGCGTTTCCCGTACCTGAAGGCCGGCGACGTTGTGGAAATCGAAGTTGAAGGGCTGGGGCGGCAACGCCATGAATTCATCGCATGA
- a CDS encoding transporter substrate-binding domain-containing protein gives MFKATPKLLLVPAIALALTLGGCSSEGASAGAGGATGAVANSHLTQILKTKTIKIAVSADSPGYGVMTSSGEHEGFDIDVANALGASLGAKVEFVTATNESRIPLLQTDKADAVIATFTASDARAQVVDMSEPYAASSTVFMVPAGSQIGSYADLDGKSVATSRGSVGEQILKATFPNAKIAGFNTTADSIQALKSGKVDALIENNAIIGGLVKSEPSAFQVLKGDPIRPALFSIGVKQGDQTWVNYINNFIRNYTISGQNEASLQKWFGLDLPPFLAH, from the coding sequence ATGTTCAAAGCAACACCGAAGTTGCTTCTTGTTCCGGCTATCGCGTTGGCCCTCACGCTGGGAGGCTGCTCCTCCGAGGGCGCCTCGGCCGGCGCCGGTGGCGCAACAGGAGCCGTGGCGAACAGCCACCTCACACAGATTCTCAAGACGAAAACGATCAAGATCGCTGTCAGTGCCGACTCCCCGGGGTACGGCGTAATGACCTCATCAGGTGAGCACGAGGGTTTCGACATTGACGTCGCGAACGCGCTGGGCGCCTCGCTGGGCGCCAAGGTTGAGTTCGTCACGGCGACGAACGAGAGCCGCATCCCGCTGCTGCAGACCGACAAGGCGGACGCCGTCATCGCCACCTTCACGGCATCGGATGCGCGAGCCCAGGTGGTGGACATGTCCGAGCCGTACGCCGCCAGCTCCACCGTCTTTATGGTGCCCGCGGGAAGCCAGATCGGCAGCTATGCGGATCTGGACGGGAAGTCCGTGGCCACATCCCGGGGAAGTGTGGGCGAGCAGATCCTCAAGGCCACCTTCCCGAATGCCAAGATCGCCGGCTTCAACACCACGGCCGACTCCATCCAGGCCCTCAAGAGCGGCAAGGTGGACGCACTGATTGAAAACAACGCCATCATCGGCGGGCTCGTAAAGAGTGAGCCCTCCGCGTTCCAGGTGCTCAAGGGCGATCCGATCAGGCCGGCCCTGTTCTCCATCGGCGTCAAGCAGGGCGACCAGACGTGGGTCAACTACATCAATAACTTCATCCGGAACTACACCATCTCCGGACAGAACGAGGCCTCCTTGCAGAAGTGGTTCGGGCTGGATCTTCCGCCCTTCCTCGCCCACTAA